One Pagrus major chromosome 11, Pma_NU_1.0 genomic region harbors:
- the LOC141004929 gene encoding uncharacterized protein produces the protein MKNERKATLLAIRENIEMELFSSEELCVVIPTQERKKEDYSFHWRHLEHPLVPDSEEEPELQVETQPRLQVKPKTEPTTKEEDNHCPLVPGFMEEIEIEMEVFPPLRVFKVKSDDPSIMNPTSLDKVGHLRWKRPTSQRTGLVVRDVICLPTGHLEQLERHIVPQGKERAALAAMGMTARITIDCGWSANQIQSRLALLFWGRFVKRAGQRFSFTYLQGLQGSRALYVPDTPAEGWTGEQVVRISGHGALYILSHQEYPQAECERSTGVTPEVNRKEFCPEARTESCMDKDDQLGRQLHE, from the exons ATGAAGAACGAGAGGAAGGCGACGTTGCTGGCCATCAGAGAAAACATTGAGATGGAGCTGTTCTCCTCAGAGGAGCTCTGTGTGGTGATACcaacacaggagaggaagaaggaggattaCAGCTTTCactgg AGACACCTGGAGCATCCGCTGGTCCCTGACAGTGAGGAGGAACCAGAGCTGCAGGTTGAGACCCAACCCAGGCTGCAGGTCAAGCCCAAAACAGAGCCTACCACCAAGGAAGAGGACAACCACTGCCCCCTTGTCCCTGGATTCATGGAGGAAATTGAGATAGAAATGGAG GTGTTTCCTCCCCTCAGAGTGTTTAAAGTAAAGTCAGACGATCCCTCCATCATGAACCCC ACATCTCTAGACAAAGTTGGTCATCTCAGATGGAAAAGACCGACTTCGCAGAGGACAGGACTGGTGGTCAGAGATGTGATATGTCTACCCACAGGACACCTGGAACAGCTGGAGAG acaCATTGTCCCACAAGGCAAAGAACGAGCAGCTCTAGCGGCCATGGGGATGACTGCTCGCATCACCATTGACTGTGGTTGGTCGGCCAATCAGATACAGAGTCGGCTGGCTTTGCTCTTCTGGGGGCGCTTTGTGAAACGGGCAGGCCAAAGGTTCTCCTTCACGTATCtacag GGTTTGCAGGGTTCCAGGGCGTTGTACGTCCCAGACACCCCTGCAGAAGGCTGGACTGGAGAGCAGGTGGTCAGGATCTCTGGACATGGTGCTCTTTATATCCTCAGCCACCAGGAATACCCACAG GCAGAATGTGAGAGATCAACAGGCGTGACACCTGAAGTGAACAG GAAGGAGTTCTGTCCAGAGGCCAGGACAGAGAGCTGCATGGACAAAGATGATCAGCTGGGAAGACAGCTGCACGAGTGA